From Paenibacillus sp. PK3_47, the proteins below share one genomic window:
- a CDS encoding GntR family transcriptional regulator yields the protein MNILISSTSGEPIYAQIVGQVRQMILQGELQSGTPLPSIRLLAKELQISVITTKRAYEELEREGLINSIVGKGSFVSGADQEFIREQRLRIVENKLKEIIEESTQLGLTFDELTEMLKLLYEEEKE from the coding sequence ATGAACATATTGATTTCGAGTACATCTGGAGAGCCTATTTATGCACAGATTGTCGGACAGGTCCGCCAGATGATTCTCCAAGGGGAACTGCAGTCAGGAACGCCGCTGCCTTCCATCCGTCTGCTCGCCAAAGAGCTGCAGATCAGTGTAATTACAACTAAACGGGCATACGAGGAGCTGGAGCGGGAAGGGCTGATTAACTCTATCGTCGGGAAAGGTTCGTTTGTATCCGGGGCGGATCAGGAATTCATCAGGGAACAGCGGCTGCGGATTGTCGAGAACAAGCTGAAGGAGATCATTGAGGAGAGCACCCAGCTGGGACTAACGTTTGATGAGCTTACAGAAATGCTGAAGCTGCTATATGAGGAGGAGAAAGAATGA
- a CDS encoding ABC-2 transporter permease — protein MYSSFYLIRKDFALIRKFVLLLIPYFILMGYTNFDSYTMFTLFPAMLLLINSCTMDVQHNNQKFLVSLPLRRQQLVLAKYLALIPYCVISLVFTLLLYTAGYAFGLTSEPLAWREILLSIGSFPVLAAIYLPLHYWLGQKGAQVVNLIFIMMIMLNVTAFSRLTQKVPVFSNWILTGNTDGVLIPLIAGLAYIVVIYSSYLLSLRIFLKKDV, from the coding sequence ATGTATAGCTCATTCTATTTAATCCGCAAAGACTTCGCGCTGATCCGCAAGTTCGTGCTGCTGCTGATCCCGTATTTTATTCTTATGGGTTATACGAACTTTGACAGCTATACGATGTTCACCCTGTTTCCGGCAATGCTGCTCCTGATCAACTCCTGCACGATGGACGTTCAGCACAACAATCAGAAGTTCCTCGTCAGCCTTCCGCTCCGCCGGCAGCAGCTTGTATTAGCCAAATATTTGGCGCTTATACCATACTGTGTAATTAGTCTTGTATTTACGCTATTGCTCTATACAGCAGGCTATGCATTCGGATTGACTAGCGAGCCGTTAGCCTGGAGGGAGATCCTACTGTCCATCGGAAGCTTTCCTGTGCTGGCTGCCATCTATTTGCCGCTTCACTATTGGCTGGGCCAGAAAGGGGCGCAGGTCGTCAATCTTATTTTTATTATGATGATTATGTTAAATGTGACTGCCTTTAGCCGTCTGACTCAAAAAGTACCCGTATTCTCAAACTGGATTCTGACAGGGAATACGGACGGTGTATTGATCCCGCTTATCGCCGGTCTGGCTTATATAGTGGTTATCTATAGTTCATATTTGCTGTCATTGCGTATTTTTCTGAAAAAAGATGTGTAA
- a CDS encoding MarR family transcriptional regulator, with translation MFTLVASFTKLLDNNLTAPQYFILQTLAKQDMQTSSYFAGALDVTLSAITNLSSKLVQKGYIERVTSETDRRQVYLKITDQGRAVEERMLEQYRQLTDGLWEDFSGPELDVLIHSYQKMIQHLELKMDGTSTHLQEDETNGKTRS, from the coding sequence ATGTTCACGCTGGTAGCCAGCTTTACCAAGCTGCTGGATAACAATCTGACTGCGCCTCAATATTTCATTTTGCAGACACTGGCCAAGCAGGACATGCAGACCAGTTCCTACTTTGCAGGAGCGCTGGATGTCACCCTCTCGGCCATTACCAACCTGAGCAGCAAGCTGGTACAAAAAGGTTATATTGAACGGGTCACATCCGAAACGGACAGACGCCAGGTCTATTTGAAAATTACGGATCAGGGACGTGCTGTCGAAGAGCGTATGCTTGAACAGTACCGGCAGCTGACAGATGGACTGTGGGAGGACTTCTCCGGTCCGGAGCTGGACGTGTTGATTCATTCATACCAGAAGATGATTCAGCACCTGGAGCTTAAAATGGACGGAACATCAACACACTTACAGGAGGATGAAACAAATGGGAAGACTAGATCATAA
- a CDS encoding AraC family transcriptional regulator produces the protein MDPDHYEFNIGINLTPLEQDLAVLFSGEGRPHPRHKIGPAVHDFYLIHTVIEGEGLFQNGTFSQQCQAGDTFVIFPGSLFSYQADHHNPWHYTWVALQGIGVQELLSHTGITRELPFMHSDNVQELHSLYNKIRFAFRQSPQPRLESLEASGWVRLLLHQFGKDNLNRLPAYPGEMPEMIDRQIDQAIRWISLQFHQQISIDHLAASLGYHRVHLSKAFKQRTGLSPKQFLLKKRMDKARELLEGTLTIDQVASSVGFNDALYFSKQFRKYAGMPPSEYRAGKRNG, from the coding sequence ATGGATCCCGATCACTATGAATTTAACATAGGTATTAACCTCACACCGCTTGAACAGGATCTCGCCGTATTGTTCAGCGGTGAGGGAAGGCCGCATCCCCGGCATAAAATCGGACCGGCCGTACACGACTTCTATCTGATACATACTGTTATAGAAGGCGAAGGCCTGTTTCAGAACGGAACGTTCTCGCAGCAATGCCAGGCTGGAGATACGTTTGTTATTTTCCCCGGCTCACTTTTCAGTTATCAGGCTGATCACCATAATCCCTGGCACTATACCTGGGTAGCTTTGCAGGGAATTGGAGTTCAGGAGCTTCTTTCACATACCGGCATAACCCGGGAACTGCCTTTTATGCACTCGGATAACGTCCAGGAGCTTCACAGCCTGTACAACAAGATCCGGTTTGCATTCCGGCAGTCTCCGCAACCGCGGCTTGAGAGTCTGGAGGCTTCGGGCTGGGTGAGACTGCTGCTTCATCAGTTCGGTAAAGACAATTTGAACAGACTTCCGGCATATCCGGGTGAAATGCCCGAGATGATTGACCGGCAGATTGACCAGGCGATCCGCTGGATTTCCCTGCAGTTCCACCAGCAGATCAGCATTGATCACCTGGCGGCTTCGCTCGGCTATCACCGGGTCCACCTGTCCAAGGCGTTCAAACAGCGGACCGGCTTGTCGCCCAAACAGTTTCTGCTCAAAAAACGGATGGACAAAGCCAGAGAGCTGCTTGAGGGTACCCTGACCATCGATCAGGTAGCCTCCTCTGTAGGCTTCAATGATGCCTTATATTTCTCCAAGCAGTTCCGCAAGTACGCCGGAATGCCGCCGAGCGAGTACCGGGCGGGGAAGCGGAACGGGTGA
- a CDS encoding succinylglutamate desuccinylase/aspartoacylase family protein — protein sequence MYVEKSTLAGGTLYAVPYYVVSGLQSGPVFMIVSGIHGNERASIRAAKNLAELFIRGEMMLLRGRLVIVPLVNKKAYRKKSRGKPDLNRTFPHAGSVRASHPLSAALYRLAKQHSPSWYLDLHEANGLSARNPRRVGQTLIISKGSRASSTARQIVKRMNQSISNPSYHFNIRRRERTGTSRMAAERMLGAKAVTVETCWSLDFQLRVRYQSEIVHHFLRAAGLIG from the coding sequence ATGTATGTCGAGAAAAGCACGCTGGCTGGCGGAACTCTCTATGCTGTGCCGTACTATGTGGTCAGCGGACTTCAGTCAGGCCCGGTATTCATGATTGTATCCGGTATTCACGGGAATGAACGGGCAAGCATCCGGGCGGCAAAGAATCTGGCGGAGTTGTTCATCCGCGGGGAAATGATGCTTTTGAGAGGCCGGCTGGTCATCGTACCGCTGGTCAATAAGAAGGCGTACCGCAAGAAAAGCAGGGGAAAGCCGGATCTGAACCGGACTTTTCCGCATGCAGGCAGCGTCCGGGCCAGTCATCCGCTCTCGGCAGCGTTATACCGGCTGGCCAAGCAGCACAGCCCTTCCTGGTATCTGGATCTGCATGAAGCCAACGGCCTGTCGGCCAGAAATCCCAGACGTGTAGGGCAGACGTTAATTATCAGCAAAGGGAGCCGGGCGTCATCCACTGCCAGACAAATCGTGAAACGGATGAACCAGTCCATCTCTAATCCTTCATATCACTTTAACATCCGCCGCCGGGAACGCACCGGGACTTCAAGAATGGCGGCAGAGCGGATGCTGGGTGCCAAAGCGGTTACCGTGGAAACCTGCTGGAGTCTGGATTTTCAGCTGCGGGTCCGTTATCAGAGCGAGATTGTGCACCATTTTTTAAGAGCTGCAGGATTAATAGGATAA
- a CDS encoding HAMP domain-containing methyl-accepting chemotaxis protein, translating into MKIIGLIGLSILFMCLIGFSGFYYLNKINANAKEMYRHNMMPNELLNQIIINNAQIDGLQLELMISENYSAARQKEINDEIGTIIDSSIAAQKELEAIGMTDEIRQLYDAFKNSIGASNEARDAMLANLTANRIAEAYTVYINELKPVRSGIMNTLVSIKKINEESAAQLNETNKNDAAASQRNLILLLLASLIVCGAVSVWLSRMITSPLGKLKILMQKAQNGDLSVRGSYDSKDEIGVLTAGFNDMIASLRAIVFKIGQHSEMLSVSSEELLASSAQTSEASSHIAAEIQEVADGMSVQFNSSRECTRAMDEVAAGIQRVAESAADVSGIARYTTDQALHGSEKIRHVSGQLDSILHTSQASAAVIKKLDLHSQEIGSIVDIIKGISGQINLLALNASIEAARAGEHGRGFAVVAQEVRKLAEQSNQSSEQISAIITEIQSSTSEAVEMMEKESSEISQGLQGMLEAKRSFEQIVGSIQEVNQQLEEVSAASEQISASSQEVSASLQVTEEIAGSSSGKTQSVAAASEEQMATMKEVEEAVKSLTAMAEELQELSSRFVI; encoded by the coding sequence GTGAAAATCATCGGGTTAATCGGGTTATCCATTCTGTTCATGTGCCTTATTGGCTTCTCCGGCTTCTACTATTTGAACAAAATCAATGCCAATGCCAAAGAGATGTACCGGCATAATATGATGCCTAACGAGCTTTTGAATCAGATTATTATCAATAACGCCCAGATTGACGGGCTGCAGCTGGAATTGATGATTAGCGAAAATTATAGCGCGGCGCGGCAAAAGGAAATAAACGACGAGATCGGCACCATTATCGACAGCAGCATCGCCGCACAGAAAGAGCTTGAAGCGATAGGAATGACAGATGAAATCAGGCAGCTTTATGATGCTTTTAAAAATAGTATCGGAGCAAGCAATGAAGCGCGTGACGCCATGCTGGCAAACCTTACGGCTAACCGGATTGCTGAAGCATACACCGTATACATTAATGAGCTCAAACCGGTCCGCAGCGGGATCATGAATACACTCGTATCCATCAAAAAAATTAACGAGGAATCTGCCGCACAGCTAAATGAGACGAATAAAAATGATGCTGCCGCCAGCCAAAGAAATCTTATTCTGCTGCTGCTGGCCTCCCTGATCGTCTGCGGAGCAGTAAGTGTATGGCTCTCCCGCATGATCACTTCCCCGCTGGGTAAACTGAAAATACTCATGCAAAAAGCGCAAAACGGAGATTTATCTGTACGCGGTTCGTATGACTCCAAAGATGAAATCGGCGTGCTGACTGCAGGCTTCAATGATATGATCGCCAGTCTTAGAGCCATTGTCTTCAAAATCGGCCAGCACTCCGAGATGCTCTCCGTCAGCTCGGAAGAACTGCTTGCCAGCTCCGCACAGACCAGTGAAGCCAGCAGCCATATTGCTGCTGAAATTCAAGAGGTAGCGGACGGCATGAGCGTCCAATTCAACAGCTCGCGGGAATGTACCCGGGCCATGGATGAAGTGGCGGCCGGTATCCAGCGGGTCGCAGAATCTGCGGCAGATGTGTCGGGTATCGCCCGGTACACCACAGATCAGGCACTGCACGGCAGTGAAAAAATCAGGCATGTAAGCGGACAGCTGGATTCCATCCTGCACACCTCGCAGGCTTCTGCAGCCGTTATCAAGAAGCTGGACCTGCATTCCCAGGAGATTGGCAGCATCGTGGATATCATTAAGGGAATTTCCGGCCAGATCAACCTGCTTGCCCTCAATGCATCCATTGAAGCTGCACGTGCCGGAGAACATGGACGCGGATTCGCAGTCGTAGCCCAAGAGGTGCGCAAGCTCGCGGAACAATCCAATCAGTCCTCTGAACAAATTTCCGCTATTATCACAGAGATTCAGTCTTCGACCTCAGAAGCTGTGGAAATGATGGAGAAGGAAAGCAGCGAAATCAGCCAAGGGCTGCAGGGTATGCTTGAGGCGAAGCGCTCTTTTGAGCAGATTGTCGGATCGATACAGGAGGTCAACCAGCAGCTGGAGGAAGTTTCGGCCGCATCGGAGCAAATCTCAGCCAGCTCGCAGGAGGTCAGCGCCTCGCTGCAGGTGACTGAGGAAATTGCCGGCTCGTCTTCCGGTAAAACGCAAAGCGTGGCAGCCGCTTCCGAGGAGCAGATGGCTACAATGAAGGAAGTCGAAGAAGCTGTAAAATCGCTGACTGCCATGGCTGAAGAGCTTCAGGAATTGTCCTCCCGGTTTGTGATTTAA
- a CDS encoding glucose 1-dehydrogenase: protein MGRLDHKVAVITGAAGGMGKADALLFAKEGAKVVITDLQEEKLQEVVREIRESGGEAIGFKQNVTSEEDWARVVDETIKSFGKIDILVNNAGVSDPTPFMEQTVERWERTMSINVTSIFLGQKAVIPHMIAGGGGSIVNISSIAGLTGGSGAGPYTASKGAVRMLTKATAVDNAKHNIRANSIHPGYIETPMTEDLLKDDKMKQWFFSQTPLMRLGTAEDIAKGVLFLASDESSYITGVELPIDGGYFAK, encoded by the coding sequence ATGGGAAGACTAGATCATAAAGTAGCAGTGATTACCGGTGCAGCCGGAGGAATGGGCAAGGCAGACGCTCTCCTGTTCGCCAAAGAAGGCGCCAAGGTCGTCATTACAGATCTGCAGGAAGAGAAACTTCAGGAAGTGGTGCGTGAGATCCGGGAAAGCGGCGGCGAAGCTATCGGGTTCAAGCAAAATGTCACTTCAGAGGAAGATTGGGCCCGTGTAGTCGATGAGACTATAAAAAGTTTCGGTAAAATCGATATCCTGGTCAACAACGCAGGGGTTTCCGACCCGACTCCATTTATGGAACAGACGGTGGAACGCTGGGAGCGGACGATGAGCATCAATGTGACCAGCATTTTTCTGGGACAAAAGGCGGTTATCCCGCACATGATTGCCGGCGGCGGCGGTTCCATCGTGAATATCTCTTCCATTGCCGGTCTGACCGGCGGAAGCGGTGCAGGCCCGTACACTGCCAGCAAAGGGGCGGTACGTATGCTCACCAAAGCTACAGCCGTGGATAACGCAAAGCATAACATCCGTGCGAATTCCATTCATCCCGGCTACATTGAGACCCCGATGACCGAAGACCTGCTGAAGGATGACAAAATGAAGCAGTGGTTCTTCTCGCAGACACCGCTGATGCGCCTGGGTACGGCGGAAGATATTGCAAAGGGAGTCCTCTTCCTTGCTTCGGACGAATCCTCTTACATTACCGGTGTAGAGCTGCCGATTGACGGCGGTTATTTTGCCAAATAA
- a CDS encoding ABC transporter ATP-binding protein, producing the protein MNSVIHMEHVEKSYDRFALQDISLQIKEGFITGLIGPNGAGKTTLIQMMMGMVYPDSGSIQLFGRDHLHHAAANRERIGYVSDENIYYEHLTIKQMKKIIAPFYSRWDEHTYQKYQELFKLPPTKRIKDLSKGMKIKFSLAVALSHGADLLIMDEPTSGLDPVFRREMLDLLTEHIQDERKSILFSTHNTADLDRVADYIVFINDGRIIFNEMKESQAEKYLLVKGAKELLDRDVRRLFIGIRESAHGFEGLLGSRAEGERFFRDNAICEVPTLEEIMYFTVKGSAAHV; encoded by the coding sequence ATGAACAGTGTCATCCATATGGAGCATGTGGAGAAAAGCTATGACCGGTTTGCCCTGCAGGACATTTCACTTCAGATTAAAGAAGGTTTTATCACCGGACTGATCGGTCCTAACGGTGCCGGCAAAACCACCCTTATCCAAATGATGATGGGCATGGTCTACCCGGACAGCGGGAGCATACAGCTTTTTGGCCGGGACCATCTGCACCATGCTGCTGCCAACCGGGAGAGGATCGGTTACGTGTCGGATGAGAATATTTACTATGAACACCTAACCATTAAGCAGATGAAGAAGATTATTGCCCCTTTTTACAGCCGCTGGGACGAGCATACCTATCAGAAATACCAGGAGCTGTTCAAGCTTCCGCCCACCAAGCGGATCAAGGATCTGTCCAAAGGGATGAAAATCAAATTTTCGCTGGCTGTCGCCCTGTCGCATGGCGCCGACCTGCTGATCATGGACGAACCGACATCAGGCCTTGATCCTGTATTCCGCAGAGAGATGCTGGATTTGTTGACAGAGCACATTCAGGACGAGCGGAAGTCCATACTGTTCTCTACACATAACACTGCCGATCTCGACCGGGTTGCAGACTATATCGTGTTCATCAATGACGGGCGGATCATTTTTAATGAGATGAAGGAGTCGCAGGCAGAGAAATATCTGCTTGTAAAGGGCGCCAAGGAGCTGCTTGACCGTGATGTGCGGCGGTTATTTATCGGGATCCGTGAGAGCGCGCACGGGTTTGAGGGACTGCTCGGCAGCCGGGCTGAGGGTGAACGCTTTTTCAGGGACAATGCCATCTGCGAGGTTCCGACACTGGAAGAGATTATGTATTTTACGGTAAAAGGAAGTGCGGCACATGTATAG
- a CDS encoding right-handed parallel beta-helix repeat-containing protein, with translation MRRKYALGSVIAAMLISMLFTAGGPDYTAEAASVTANGRGASMPYSRYDTENAVRGGGAVMKSASTFNQSLTASEASGQRYIELPSKGAYAQWTVKAGQGGAGVTMRFTMPDSSDGMGRKGSLDVYVNGKKAKAVPLTSYYSWQYFTGDKPGDTPKAGRPLFRFDEVHFKLDTALKSGDTIRIQKNNGDGIKYGVDFLEIEPVPAVISRPANSVSVTDHGAAANDGQDDLAAFKAAVNAAVAGGKKLYIPAGTFNLGGMWEIGSVGKMIKNLTVTGAGMWHTHLQFTNPNPSGGGISLRISGKLDFSNVYMNSNLRSRYGQNAVYKGFMDNFGKNSVIRSVWVEHFEAGMWVGDYAHTPAIYASGLTVENSRIRNNLADGINFAQGTSDSTVRNSSIRNNGDDGLAVWPSSTNGARAGVKNTFSYNTIENNWRAAGIAFFGGSGHQADHNYITDTVGGSGIRLNTVFPGHHFQNNTGIVISDTTIVNSGTSKDLYNGERGAIDLEASTDAIRNVTFNNIDIVNTQRDAIQFGYGGGFENIVFNNIAIKGTGLDGITSSRFSGPHKGAAVFTYTGNGAATFNNLVTSNIAYAKRNYIHKGFRLTVK, from the coding sequence ATGCGCAGGAAATATGCACTAGGATCTGTCATAGCAGCCATGCTGATTTCAATGCTGTTTACAGCGGGGGGACCGGATTATACGGCTGAAGCTGCTTCAGTTACGGCAAACGGGCGGGGGGCAAGTATGCCTTACAGCCGGTATGATACGGAAAATGCTGTACGCGGCGGAGGTGCCGTTATGAAATCTGCCTCTACTTTTAACCAGTCGTTGACGGCTTCAGAGGCTTCGGGGCAGCGTTATATTGAACTGCCTTCCAAAGGGGCTTATGCCCAGTGGACGGTAAAGGCAGGACAGGGCGGAGCAGGTGTAACCATGAGGTTTACGATGCCTGACTCCTCTGACGGTATGGGGCGGAAAGGCTCGCTGGATGTATATGTGAATGGGAAGAAAGCAAAGGCCGTCCCGCTGACCTCTTATTACAGCTGGCAGTATTTCACTGGCGATAAGCCGGGAGATACCCCTAAAGCGGGGCGTCCGCTGTTCCGTTTTGATGAGGTGCATTTTAAATTAGATACGGCCCTCAAGAGCGGCGACACGATACGCATCCAAAAGAACAACGGGGACGGCATTAAATATGGTGTAGACTTTCTGGAGATCGAACCGGTGCCCGCAGTGATCAGCCGTCCGGCAAATTCGGTTTCGGTCACGGATCACGGTGCGGCGGCTAACGACGGGCAAGATGACTTAGCAGCTTTCAAAGCCGCTGTAAATGCGGCAGTGGCAGGCGGGAAAAAGCTGTATATTCCTGCAGGCACATTTAACCTGGGCGGTATGTGGGAAATCGGTTCGGTCGGCAAAATGATCAAAAACCTTACAGTTACCGGCGCGGGAATGTGGCACACCCATCTGCAGTTTACGAATCCTAATCCGTCAGGGGGAGGGATTTCGCTAAGAATCTCCGGCAAGCTGGATTTCAGCAATGTCTATATGAATTCCAATCTCCGCTCCCGGTATGGCCAGAACGCCGTATATAAAGGTTTTATGGACAATTTCGGCAAAAATTCGGTGATCCGCAGCGTTTGGGTGGAGCATTTTGAAGCCGGGATGTGGGTAGGGGATTACGCGCATACGCCGGCGATCTATGCATCCGGTCTTACGGTGGAGAACAGCAGAATCCGCAACAATCTTGCCGACGGTATTAATTTCGCGCAGGGCACAAGCGATTCTACGGTCCGCAACAGTTCGATCCGCAATAACGGTGACGACGGTCTGGCTGTCTGGCCAAGCAGTACGAACGGGGCACGTGCAGGCGTAAAGAACACCTTTTCCTATAACACGATCGAGAATAACTGGCGTGCTGCGGGGATCGCCTTTTTCGGCGGCAGCGGGCATCAAGCGGATCATAACTATATTACCGACACGGTAGGCGGGTCCGGAATCCGGTTAAACACAGTTTTTCCTGGACACCACTTCCAGAACAATACCGGTATTGTCATCTCGGATACAACCATCGTGAACAGCGGAACGAGCAAAGACCTCTATAACGGGGAACGCGGTGCCATTGATCTGGAAGCATCTACGGATGCCATCCGCAACGTGACTTTTAACAACATCGATATTGTGAACACACAGCGTGATGCGATCCAGTTCGGATATGGCGGCGGATTCGAGAATATTGTCTTTAACAACATTGCTATAAAAGGTACAGGCCTGGACGGTATTACCAGTTCCCGGTTCTCCGGTCCGCATAAGGGTGCCGCGGTGTTCACTTACACAGGCAACGGTGCGGCAACCTTCAACAACCTCGTAACCAGCAACATTGCCTATGCCAAGCGGAATTATATCCACAAGGGCTTCCGTCTGACGGTAAAATAA
- a CDS encoding alpha-glucosidase/alpha-galactosidase, which yields MSKITFIGAGSTVFAKNVLGDCMATAALQGFELALYDIDLQRLKDSENMLNNLKSSSGSTCTIKAYSDRKEALRGAKYVINAIQVGGYDPCTITDFEIPKKYGLRQTIADTVGIGGIFRNLRTIPVMLDFAADICEVYPDALFLNYTNPMAVLTNVMSTYGGVKTVGLCHSVQQCIPGLFSHLGIGQEGVQAKIAGINHMAWLLEVTKDGKDLYPEIKRRAAEKQLEPHGDMVRYEMMLKFGYYITESSEHNAEYHPYFIKRNYPELIDRFQIPLDEYPRRCVEQISRWEQMREELVNNQELKHERSHEYASYILEAIETNVPFKIGGNVMNTGGLITNLPKEACVEVPCLVDSSGVTPTYVGDLPPQCAALNRTNINTQLLTIEAAMTRKKEHIYHAAMLDPHTVAELSMDDIVSMCDELIAAHGDWLPQYN from the coding sequence ATGTCCAAAATTACATTTATCGGTGCCGGAAGTACTGTTTTTGCCAAAAACGTCCTGGGCGACTGCATGGCTACTGCTGCCCTTCAAGGGTTTGAGCTGGCCTTGTATGATATTGATCTGCAGCGGCTGAAGGACTCCGAGAACATGCTCAATAATCTGAAAAGCAGCAGCGGCAGCACCTGCACCATTAAGGCTTATTCCGACCGTAAGGAGGCGCTGCGCGGTGCCAAATATGTAATCAATGCGATCCAGGTCGGCGGGTATGATCCCTGCACCATTACCGATTTTGAAATTCCGAAGAAATACGGGCTGCGCCAGACGATTGCGGACACCGTAGGGATCGGCGGCATCTTCCGCAATTTGCGCACGATTCCGGTGATGCTTGATTTTGCTGCAGATATTTGCGAAGTCTACCCGGATGCGCTGTTCCTGAATTACACGAACCCTATGGCCGTACTTACCAATGTAATGAGCACTTACGGCGGTGTGAAAACGGTGGGATTATGCCACAGCGTGCAGCAGTGTATTCCCGGACTGTTCAGCCACCTCGGCATCGGCCAGGAAGGGGTGCAGGCCAAAATTGCCGGCATCAACCACATGGCCTGGCTGCTGGAGGTGACGAAGGACGGCAAGGATCTGTACCCGGAGATCAAACGCCGCGCCGCAGAGAAGCAGCTTGAGCCTCACGGAGATATGGTCCGCTATGAGATGATGCTGAAATTCGGCTATTACATTACAGAATCGTCCGAGCATAATGCGGAATATCATCCGTATTTTATCAAAAGAAATTATCCTGAGCTGATCGACCGCTTCCAGATCCCTCTGGATGAGTATCCGCGCCGCTGTGTGGAGCAGATCAGCCGGTGGGAGCAGATGCGTGAGGAGCTGGTGAATAATCAGGAGCTGAAGCATGAACGTTCCCATGAATATGCCTCATACATCCTGGAAGCGATCGAGACCAATGTGCCGTTCAAGATTGGCGGAAATGTAATGAACACTGGTGGACTGATTACGAATCTGCCAAAAGAAGCCTGTGTCGAGGTACCTTGTCTCGTAGACAGCAGCGGGGTAACGCCAACCTATGTCGGCGACCTGCCTCCGCAATGTGCGGCGCTTAACCGCACGAATATCAACACACAGCTGCTGACCATCGAAGCGGCGATGACACGCAAGAAAGAGCATATCTATCATGCAGCCATGCTGGACCCGCATACAGTTGCCGAGCTCTCGATGGATGACATCGTCAGCATGTGCGATGAGCTGATTGCTGCCCATGGCGACTGGCTGCCGCAGTACAATTAA